A part of Tachysurus vachellii isolate PV-2020 chromosome 4, HZAU_Pvac_v1, whole genome shotgun sequence genomic DNA contains:
- the baz2ba gene encoding bromodomain adjacent to zinc finger domain protein 2B isoform X2, whose protein sequence is MESGERLASPSSTPVSVHTSSSSSSSSVSPASNAKSSLNHGATASLAACGPLFGVTGSEPPFSVTSVTSVPSAFPVMAHPAFGLLSPATARPEFGGLGALGVTAALAAHPQLGAFTEWWRAAEAHGRSTAAFFPPFLGLPPLFAPPLQNHEAMPFTSKTLSKSSQGPKGVNGALNGSVVSPSTTKGSASVSSSPALNTSVEKPRARKATHHSNSTGELQEKPSQKTKEKKPHKKQTEGSGMSDSESGSSLDSDIEGVSSSDLDDLGEEDDDDDDDEQSKDSEESDSEKEPQKKKKTKVAASSLRPSKKEHSRAAEWDLQAGNGPADSCPKTSTQHVSKSRDRFAQPTSVIQSIGLAVNAKPLALIGQSQHDSSPQHLGSSSPRPLPIASHQPLPLSLCSSPKPLSVPSPPKPLPLSSSPKPPPLSPSPRAWGSAHKSHDSLSSRKLLESSLSHIANYRLKPSLLVHDPEFPLQLKKHQDLYKAAKSSRVVSSTSSSSSSSSILPHKSTSGRTKPPAAQTVASSPSLMLTQTLLGLVPTNGAIQSSTQDTPLALTTKPRSDLPVNLSTGGRKDMSVPAPLPTPLPALVPASALPARPRTSRKNKTPRALEAAKNVSQKHLVKSLADLFHHGAEEQETPGKKDSDESGEDDDEDEDDDMDDEEEDEEDEDDSLSESDSNSDSELNGSERKNMDTTETETDGERTPMKLGKNLPLLTSAAVNYNLPDCSPLNLQVIKPSGVATPTIVSGSGALTYHSSPSSSYSVGTSPGSGKRKRVMNEDDLKTPLEMGWRRETRIKSSGGRLQGDVAYYAPCGKRLRQYPDVVKYLSRYGITDITRDNFSFSAKIRVGDFYEAREGPQGLQWCPLSEDEVIPRIRAMEGRRGRPPNAERQHGAGNSEGSGSRRRKGRPPNVGHTEFPSPSEAKLLRKLEAQEIARQAAQMKLMRKLEKQALARAAKEARKQQAIMAAEERRKQKEQIKILKQQEKIKRIQQIRMEKELRAQQILEAKRKKREEAANAKILEAEKRLKEREMRRQQAVILKHQELERHRLDMERERRRQHVMLMKAVEARKKAEERERLKQEKRDEKRLNKERKLELRRLELEMLREMKKPNEDMCLTDHKPLPEYSHIAGLVLPGQVFADCLMVVQFLRSFGKVLGIEQSEVPTLGVLQEGLLNLGNSMGQVQDLLVRLLSSAVCDPGLPPGHRAKSILGDHLTNVGLNRDNVSEVLQQFMEAHCAQTEMADMTLSLKTKAFQAHTPSQKASVLAFLVNELACSKSVVSEIDKSLDQMNVLRKDECIVEGKLKKMKNIHAKRTGKREVVGGDEPQSTGTPSAGHKRKRKAADSDDDDDEDDDSDEAADEEDEDDEEEVKKAKKVETCDEDEGDQATSVEELEKQIDKLTKQQNLIRRKLFESSHALRSMSYGQDRYRRRYWVLPQCGGVFIEGVESGEGPEELEKERERLRNFEPVRIKEEPQEEEEEEEEEAQAEEAQEQLEVQTEAQVKQEEEQRAAKEVKQEEEKPCSSPNKLQEKDEQPLDSCPLMEPPNPPGDLTSLCCTPDSSMVIVTAATTSASSPTHSTSKPTVLCSTPVDSVPLVAQFGATVPQFSVPLSLQHHHLLANDQLLRVLTERSGHWFSLLPRSPCDDSSLVQSTTPLRSSAQTNNTQPRSPPAPSGSPHQHLQPPSASSSPLDAAHDGLGNLTVSPLQVKPGGALLPLPMCGWSGGMISPNLPMCSSPMPVCPLTEGNASPLLAPSVSTSKSGSPAPPGEKLPSAPSPAIDLPRNHDQPQPQPIPENMLMGWWKMMDMEELQAVMKTLHSRGIRERALHKQVQKSMELISQTFNKNKEVAVMEVSELDEGQVSVETLQDWCVEEQAMETDIALLQQVEELERRVSSASLQVKGWMHPEPQSEREDLLYYEHKPLPKVCPGAESQEERSSEKGLRRQPSNPLDIAVMRLAELERHIERRYLRSPLGTTIQIRLDNVGTVTVPAPAPSTSAGGEGGEEEIAPGMKLWRKALSEVRNSSQLAMCLQQLQKSIAWERSIMKVYCQICRKGDNEDLLLLCDGCDKGCHTYCHKPKINAIPEGDWYCPACISKASNQTPKNKKPQSRVQSGGGGKKSSETAKKNKKQQEACEEDEAGGGSSTSTSSPKKTSVASSQAKKSSPAPPSAKLESPSCVKRAKTARDNNRDLGLCRILLAELERHQDAWPFLTPVNLKSVPGYRKVIKKPMDFSTIREKLVSSQYQNLETFIIDVNLVFDNCEKFNEDNSDIGRAGHNMRKFFEKRWTELLKQTN, encoded by the exons ATGGAGTCTGGAGAGCGACTGGCTTCGCCTTCCTCCACCCCGGTCTCCGTACACACCagctcatcttcatcctcatcctccgtGTCCCCAGCCTCCAACGCCAAGAGCAGCCTGAACCACGGAGCCACAGCCTCACTCGCCGCCTGCg GTCCTCTGTTCGGGGTGACAGGAAGCGAGCCGCCCTTCAGCGTGACCTCTGTGACCTCGGTGCCCAGTGCCTTCCCTGTGATGGCGCACCCTGCCTTCGGCCTGCTCTCCCCCGCCACGGCTCGCCCCGAGTTCGGCGGTCTCGGAGCACTAGGGGTCACGGCAGCCCTCGCGGCACACCCCCAACTAGGGGCTTTCACAG AGTGGTGGCGAGCAGCCGAAGCCCACGGGCGGAGTACAGCGGCCTTCTTCCCTCCTTTCCTAGGCCTGCCCCCGCTGTTTGCCCCTCCCCTTCAGAACCACGAGGCCATGCCCTTCACGTCCAAAACCCTGAGCAAAAGCAGCCAGGGTCCGAAAG GTGTTAATGGAGCCCTGAACGGCAGCGTGGTCTCTCCGTCCACGACCAAAGGCAGCGCGTCCGTGTCGTCCTCGCCTGCTCTCAACACCTCGGTGGAAAAACCTCGCGCTCGCAAGGCCACTCATCACAGCAACAGCACAGGAGAGCTCCAAGAGAAACCCTCgcagaaaacaaaagagaag aaaccacataagaaacagacagagggcTCCGGCATGAGCGACAGCGAATCAGGATCGTCGCTGGACAGCGACATCGAGGGGGTCAGCAGCAGCGACCTGGACGACCTCGGCGAGGaggacgacgacgacgacgacgacgagcAGAGCAAAGACAGCGAAGAATCCGACTCCGAGAAAGAaccacagaagaaaaagaaaacgaaG GTCGCGGCCTCGAGCCTGCGGCCGAGCAAGAAGGAACATTCCAGAGCTGCCGAGTGGGACCTTCAGGCCGGCAACGGCCCGGCGGATTCCTGCCCCAAGACCTCAACACAACACGTTTCCAAATCCAGAGACAGATTCGCACAACCGACCAGCGTCATCCAGTCCATTGGCCTCGCCGTTAACGCCAAGCCGCTGGCTCTGATTGGCCAATCGCAGCACGACTCTTCTCCTCAGCACCTCGGTTCCTCCTCACCCCGACCCCTCCCCATCGCTTCTCATCAGCCACTCCCACTTTCTCTTTGCTCCTCCCCTAaacctctctctgtcccttctCCTCCCAAACCCCTCCCTCTGTCGTCCTCCCCTAAACCACCTCCTCTGAGCCCCTCCCCCAGAGCATGGGGCTCCGCCCACAAGTCTCATGACTCTCTGAGCAGCAGGAAGCTGTTGGAGAGCTCGCTGTCCCACATCGCCAACTACAGACTGAAACCG tctTTACTTGTACACGACCCGGAGTTCCCACTTCAGCTCAAGAAGCATCAGGACCTTTACAAGGCCGCGAAGAGTTCCAGGGTAGTGTCTtccacctcttcttcctcctcctcttcttccatCCTCCCTCACAAATCCACGTCGGGTCGTACCAAGCCTCCGGCCGCTCAAACCGTGGCCTCGTCTCCGAGCCTCATGCTCACTCAGACTCTCCTGGGCCTGGTCCCCACCAACGGCGCCATCCAGAGCTCCACGCAGGACACCCCGCTAGCGCTCACCACCAAGCCTCGTTCCGACCTGCCCGTCAACCTCAGCACCGGCGGCAGGAAGGACATGTCTGTGCCCGCTCCTTTACCCACCCCGCTGCCCGCTCTAGTACCCGCGTCCGCCCTGCCAGCTCGACCTCGCACCTCTCGCAAAAACAAGACGCCCAGAGCCCTCGAGGCCGCCAAGAACGTTTCCCAGAAGCACTTGGTGAAGTCCCTCGCGGATCTCTTTCACCACGGAGCGGAAGAGCAGGAGACTCCGGGCAAGAAGGACTCGGACGAGTCGGGCGAGGATGACGATGAAGACGAGGACGATGACATGGACGAcgaagaggaggatgaggaggatgaggatgacaGTCTTTCAG AATCCGACAGTAACTCGGACAGCGAGCTGAACGGCTCGGAAAGGAAGAACATGGACACGACCGAGACCGAGACGGACGGCGAGAGGACGCCGATGAAGCTCGGCAAAAACCTGCCACTGCTCACCTCAGCTGCCGTCAACTACAACCTGCCGGACTGCTCGCCGCTCAACCTCCAAGTCATCAAGCCCTCCGGCGTGGCCACGCCCACCATCGTGAGCGGCTCCGGCGCCTTGACCTATCACAGCTCGCCTTCCTCGTCATATTCCGTCGGCACGTCTCCAG GATCTGGAAAGAGGAAGCGTGTGATGAACGAGGATGATCTAAAGACTCCTTTAGAAATGGG CTGGCGGAGAGAGACCAGGATCAAATCGTCCGGAGGTCGTCTCCAAGGAGACGTGGCGTATTACGCGCCCTGCGGCAAGCGCCTGCGGCAGTACCCCGACGTGGTGAAG TATCTATCCAGATACGGAATAACTGACATCACACGCGATAATTTTAGCTTCAGTGCAAAAATAAGGGTTGGTGACTTCTATGAAGCCAGAGAAGGACCCCAG GGATTGCAGTGGTGTCCACTGAGCGAGGACGAGGTCATACCACGGATCAGAGCCATGGAGGGCCGTAGGGGTCGGCCGCCGAACGCCGAGCGCCAACACGGCGCCGGCAACAGCGAGGGCTCCGGATCACGCCGCAGGAAGGGCCGTCCCCCCAACGTGGGCCACACCGAGTTCCCCAGCCCCTCTGAGGCCAAGCTGCTTCGCAAACTGGAGGCTCAGG AAATCGCCCGTCAGGCTGCGCAGATGAAGCTGATGAGGAAGCTGGAGAAGCAGGCGCTCGCACGGGCGGCTAAAGAAGCTCGCAAACAGCAAG ccATCATGGCTgcagaggagagaaggaaaCAGAAGGAGCAAATCAAGATCCTCAAGCAGCAG GAAAAGATAAAGCGCATTCAGCAAATCCGGATGGAGAAGGAGCTCCGTGCACAGCAGATTCTCGAG GCGAAGCGGAAAAAGCGGGAGGAGGCTGCCAATGCCAAAATATTGGAGGCGGAAAAGCGTCTAAAG gagagagagatgagacgGCAGCAGGCTGTTATACTGAAGCACCAG gagttGGAGAGGCATAGACTAGATATG gagagggagaggaggaggcaGCACGTAATGCTGATGAAGGCTGTGGAAGCTCGCAAAAAAGCTGAG gAGCGCGAACGCCTCAAGCAGGAGAAGCGCGACGAGAAGCGGCTCAACAAAGAACGCAAGCTGGAGCTGCGCCGCCTCGAACTGGAAATGCTGCGAGAGATGAAGAAGCCCAACGAGGACATGTGCTTAACTGACCACAAG cctctacCAGAGTATTCCCATATTGCTGGTCTGGTGCTGCCGGGGCAGGTGTTTGCAGACTGCCTGATGGTGGTGCAATTCCTGCGCAGCTTTGGGAAGGTTTTGGGTATAGAGCAGAGTGAGGTTCCTACACTGGGTGTGCTGCAGGAGGGTCTTCTCAACCTGGGCAACAGCATGGGGCAGGTGCAGGACCTGCTGGTGCGCCTGCTCTCCTCGGCTGTGTGTGACCCGGGACTGCCCCCAGGGCACAGG GCCAAGTCCATCCTGGGTGATCACCTGACCAACGTGGGTCTGAACCGGGACAACGTGTCGGAGGTTCTGCAGCAGTTCATGGAGGCTCACTGCGCTCAGACGGAGATGGCCGACATGACCCTGAGCCTGAAGACCAAGGCCTTCCAAGCTCACACGCCATCGCAGAAAGCCTCGGTGCTCGCCTTCCTGGTCAATGAGCTGGCCTGCAGCAAGAGTGTGGTCag TGAGATTGACAAGAGTCTGGACCAAATGAACGTGCTGAGGAAAGACGAGTGTATTGTGGAGGGAAAGCTGAAAAA GATGAAGAACATTCACGCGAAGCGCACGGGGAAGCGAGAAGTCGTCGGGGGAGACGAGCCTCAGTCGACGGGGACGCCGAGCGCCGGACACAAGCGAAAGAGAAAGGCGGCCGACagcgacgacgacgacgacgaagACGACGACAGCGACGAGGCCGCAGACGAAGAGGACGAGGACGACgaagaagaggtgaagaaggcgAAGAAGGTAGAGACGTGCGACGAG GATGAAGGAGATCAAGCCACGAGCGTAGAAGAGCTGGAGAAACAGATTGACAAATTAACAAag CAGCAGAATCTGATCAGACGGAAGCTGTTCGAATCGTCTCACGCTTTGCGCTCCATGAGTTACGGACAGGATCGCTACCGCCGTCGCTATTGGGTTCTCCCACAGTGCGGAGGAGTCTTCATCGAGGGAGTGGAGAGTGgagaag GTCCCGAGGAGCTCGAGAAGGAGCGAGAGCGGCTTCGCAACTTCGAGCCGGTGAGGATCAAGGAGGAGCcgcaggaagaggaggaggaggaggaagaggaggcacAGGCCGAGGAGGCGCAGGAGCAGCTAGAAGTGCAGACGGAGGCTCAGGTGAAGCAGGAGGAAGAGCAGCGTGCAGCAAAGGAGGTGAAACAGGAAGAGGAGAAGCCCTGCTCGTCGCCAAACAAGCTCCAGGAGAAGGACGAGCAACCGTTAGACTCCTGTCCTCTTATGGAGCCTCCAAACCCACCCGGTGACCTCACGTCCCTTTGCTGTACCCCTGACAGCAGCATGGTGATCGTCACCGCGGCAACCACATCAGCATCATCTCCAACTCATTCTACCTCCAAGCCTACTGTACTGTGCAGCACTCCTGTGGACTCCGTACCTCTCGTGGCTCAGTTTGGTGCGACTGTTCCACAATTTAGTGTTCCTCTGTCTCTGCAGCATCATCACCTCCTGGCTAACGATCAGCTCCTGCGCGTTTTAACAGAGCGCAGCGGCCATTGGTTCAGCCTCCTGCCTCGTTCCCCCTGCGACGACTCTTCCCTCGTCCAGTCCACCACACCGCTGCGCTCCTCAGCTCAGACTAACAACACCCAGCCCAGGAGCCCTCCTGCTCCATCCGGCTCCCCTCACCAGCACCTCCAACCTCCTTCTGCCTCCAGCAGCCCTCTGGACGCTGCTCACGACGGCCTGGGAAACCTCACCGTCTCGCCTCTGCAG GTAAAACCCGGTGGTGCCCTGCTGCCTTTGCCCATGTGTGGATGGTCAGGTGGTATGATCAGTCCAAACCTGCCAATGTGCAGCAGCCCTATGCCCGTTTGCCCGCTCACTGAGGGCAATGCCAGTCCTCTGCTGGCCCCCAGCGTCTCCACCAGCAAAAGCGGCTCTCCTGCGCCCCCTGGGGAAAAACTGCCCTCTGCACCATCACCTGCTATAGATCTGCCACGAAACCATGACCAGCCACAGCCACAGCCCATTCCAgaaa acaTGCTGATGGGCTGGTGGAAGATGATGGACATGGAGGAACTGCAGGCCGTGATGAAGACTCTTCACAGCAGAGGCATCAGAGAGCGAGCGCTGCACAAACAGGTCCAGAAATCCATGGAGCTCATCTCACAGACCTTCAACAAGAACAAGGAGG TAGCTGTAATGGAGGTGTCGGAGCTGGACGAGGGCCAGGTTTCCGTGGAGACGCTACAGGACTGGTGCGTGGAGGAGCAGGCGATGGAGACGGACATCGCCTTACTACAGCAGGTAGAGGAGCTCGAACGCAGGGTCTCTTCTGCCAGCCTGCAggtcaag GGCTGGATGCACCCAGAGCCCCAGTCGGAGAGAGAGGACCTTCTGTATTACGAGCACAAGCCCCTGCCCAAGGTCTGCCCTGGGGCGGAGTCACAGGAGGAGCGGAGCTCGGAGAAAGGCCTGAGACGGCAGCCCAGCAACCCGCTGGACATCGCCGTGATGCGCCTGGCCGAGCTGGAGCGCCACATCGAGAGAAGGTACCTGCGGAGCCCCTTAGGGACAACCATCCAGATCAGGCTGGATAATGTGGGGACGGTCACTGTGCCCGCCCCCGCGCCATCCACTAGCGCTGGAGGGGAAGG GGGTGAGGAGGAGATCGCTCCAGGGATGAAGTTGTGGAGGAAGGCACTGAGCGAGGTGAGGAACTCGTCACAGCTGGCCATGTGCCTGCAACAGCTGCAGAAGTCCATCGCCTGGGAGAGATCCATCATGAaagtg tactgcCAGATCTGCCGTAAGGGGGATAATGAGGACTTACTGCTGCTGTGCGATGGCTGTGATAAAGGATGTCACACCTACTGCCACAAGCCCAAGATCAACGCCATCCCTGAGGGAGACTGGTACTGCCCTGCTTGCATCTCCAAG GCGAGCAACCAGACCCCTAAGAACAAGAAACCTCAGAGTCGCGTGCAGTCCGGTGGAGGGGGCAAGAAATCGTCAGAGACGgccaagaagaacaagaagcaGCAGGAGGCGTGCGAGGAAGACGAGGCGGGTGGAGGcagcagcaccagcaccagcagccCAAAGAAAACATCCGTGGCTTCCAGCCAAGCGAAAAAAAGCTCACCCGCTCCTCCATCTGCCAAACTGGAGAGTCCGTCCTGCGTGAAGCGAGCCAAAACGGCCAGAGACAACAACCGTGACCTGGGGCTCTGCAG GATTCTCTTGGCTGAACTGGAGCGGCATCAGGACGCCTGGCCCTTCCTCACACCAGTCAACCTCAAATCGGTCCCCGGGTACCGGAAAGTCATCAAAAAGCCCATGGACTTCTCCACCATTCGCGAGAAGCTTGTCAGCAGCCA gtaccAGAACCTCGAGACGTTCATCATCGACGTCAACCTGGTGTTTGACAACTGCGAGAAGTTCAACGAGGACAACTCGGACATCGGCCGCGCCGGACACAACATGAGGAAGTTCTTTGAGAAGAGGTGGACCGAGCTGTTGAAGCAGACTAACTGA